The genome window GTCTTGATGAAGTCGTCGACGAGTGATGGTCAACAAGGTGTTTGATTGCTGAAAGGAAGCCCAGGATGGCTTGCCCAGAGGAAAGCACAGACCATATCAAATCGCTGCACCCACCAAAGATTCCAGGCAGGGTCAGCCACAACAGAGCTCCAGCATACGCCACACCTCACCTGCATGCTTGGACTTTTTCGAGGCCTTGGAAGTCGCATGCATCTCCAGTCCTAACCTCGATCAACGCCCCCCAAATCCGGCCCATTTATTTGTTACCAACTGAATTCGAACGCCTCAAAACACAGAAACCTCAATCCGCAAGAAAAAACCCTCTCACAATGGATTCCGAGGGTGTCAAGAAAGCCATCGTGCAGGCCACTCTCCAAGAGACCAACACAGCCAACGCCCGTGCTCTTATCGAGGTACCTCGCGCCTCTCTCACAATTGATCCCAGTCCCTAAcatgttttgtttttccAGGGTATCACCGGCAGCTGTTTTGAGAAGTGCGTTCCCAAGCCCggcacctccctctcctcgagCGAAAAGACCTGCATGTCCTACTGCGTCGAGAAGTACATTGCGTCCTGGAACGAGGTCAACGGCACCTACATCCGGAGGTTACGGCAAGGGGCTGAGGGCAACCACTAATTCATTGGCTTGGGACATGTAATGATACTAGGTTGTACGATATTGGCATAGAGCAACGGGCAGGGATGGGCAGAGTTGTATATGAATACAGATACCCAAATGGCTGAGGTGCAACAGATGAATCTTATTATTGCGGTCCGTCGTCCTCCACCCCAAAAGCCATGCAAGTATTTCATGgctcttttttcttggcTTCCTCCGCAGCTCTCTTTCTCGCAAGATACCTTTCCTTCGCGCTCGACACATCCGCCTCCGTCTTCCTGCTCTTTGTCGCAAGCTCAATCTTGGccgtctcctccgcctcttcCTGCCTCGACCGCTTGAGCGTCTCCTCAAGCTGCGCTTCCAGCATCCTCGTCTGCCTCTCCCGCATAGCTTGTTTCCCACCAGGTGCATAAACACCCCTACTTCCCTGGCTTGGGCCATTGctcttcgccttctcctgttgcctcgccttctcctgctgtacctccgccttcttcttcggcgcCACATTCAATCCCCCCTTCAGCAACTGCCTCttatccaccacctccccatcatcattaATCAACACATTCCCACCCTGCGCATTAATCTCCCTAGCCCTCTCAGTCGCgctcttttcctcctcctcttttggCCCAGCTTCAGCTTTGCCATCTGGCTTCTTCGCCGCATTTTGCGCCGCCAAAACAATAGCCGCATGCTCCTGTTCCTTCTGCTCCAGCatctttttataaaaatccgtcatccccttccccttatTCTTTttggcctcttcctcctccctcctcttctcctcctcttccaaccGCCtattctcctcctgctgccgctTATACGCCTCGGTGACGAACTTTTCTTTATCagcaaactcctccccctctgcctCCCGTTCTCGTTTTAGGCGCTTTTCCTCCGCTATTTGCCTATCCCTTTCTCTTTGCGAGGCAGCTTGTTGGAGAGCAGAGAAATACTTTGGTTTCTTCTCCGCGGCTGCTTCGTCTTCTGACTTGGGCTTTTTGGCAGCTTTGAAGGAGTCGTAGACGGCATCATAGTCGTAGATGGAAGGGTCGGCCGACTCAGCTTCTTTGGCGTATTTTCGGGAGGCTAGGGCGCTGGAGAGGTCGGTGAATTCCCCTGTTGGTTGGAGGGttttggatgatggggttttGCTTGGGGGGGCGgaagggggtttggaggatTTTTTGTGTCTTTTTCGTGAGTCGGAGTCGTTGTCGTTATTTATTGATGAGGGGGTGTCGAAGCCGTCGATTTCGGTGATTGATACTGAGGTTTGGGGAGcttcgttgtcgtcgtcgtcgtcgtcgcctAAGCCGCCGAAGGGGGCTGGCTTTTTGCGcgcggggagggtgggttttttggagggggggcaaGATTTTTTGAGGCCGAAGGAGATAACTGGTTTGCTCATTGTGTCCTGTGGTGCCGTGAAAAGGGACTGGAAGTGGAAGTTAGGTGGTGTTGTCGCATTGTCGCAAACTAAGGACGCGCGAGAGATGTCAACCATCAATTAAAGTGGAGCTTCACCAGCCACAACTGCTTATCGGCTGACGATAAGCTATCCCGGCAGGCAATGGGGGGCCTGACATCATCTTTCATAAGCTAAACTCAGAGAATTATTCGTTGTCTTCCTATATTCTTCGCCTGTGTAGGAATGATAACATGGTGAAGCCAAGTTTTGGGTGCCCATATCATTGAAATCGAGCCGAGAGCATATTGATACATAGGTAATCAGACGTAAGACTTACCATATATTCAGCTAAAGATATCCGAGATTCATTTTCGTCCACACTTTGTTCTCGGTGGTTGGCTCCTTCGTGGCGACCTCATCTCTCTCCATCAAAGTCACCAGAGTAGAATTGGCGAACCAAAATGCGGTAAATCAAAGCGAATCCAAATCATGGACTGCCAGGTTCAAACATTCAACAAGGCGTTATTTAAACAGTGGAGGTTATAATTTACGGATGGTGTGTAGACAGAAAAGCACGCCGTGTCATGACTCTTCATCAGAACTACTGGTAAGTTGACCTCGTACTCCCAACAACTCTGTCGTTGACCTTTATTGAATAGATTGAACTCGTTCCACGTGCTCGATATGATTTTCCCGTCAATCAGAAAACACCCGATTGGAATCTTGACAGCCCGCCTTGGACCTATACGGCCTTGAAGGTAACGGGAGCGGGAAGTAACAACAGCCTAATATATTTGGTGCTGCATTACAAGCGAAGACTGTGACTGCCGATGTACTCCACAAAGCATGCACAGGGCACATATCCAATACCATATCACTATTCTAAGTGCTTGTTATTAATGGAATGGTTGACTTGATGAGCAAACCTTGGAACGGGGTACATGGCTGGCTGACAAAAGGTCGGTACTTGATTTTTGCGAGGGCGAGGTCTCGATCGACACTGTCAAAGTTGAGCTCATTGTGTATTTAAATGGCAGAGGTTTCTGTGTCCTAGTCATATAGTCTCTTGCCTGGTCTGATCCATACTCGGGAGCATCGAGTGAACCCAACGAGAGAGGAACGCCAGCGACCATACTTTACTCACCATGCACTGGACCAATGTTCTCACAGCGGCCATCGTGCCCTTGACAGGCGTACGGGCAGCCATGCTCCGATTCTCCTGCTCCCAGCTCGTCGTCGACCGTCTCGACCCTCTCGTCAACCCCGGCCAAGTCCCGTctccccatcttcatcaaATCGTCGGTGGAAACTCATTCAACGTCACTATGGACCCCAATGTCAACGACATCTCCGAATCCTCAACCTGCACCTCCTGCCAGTTCACCGAAGACTTCTCCAACTACTGGACCGCCGTGCTCTTCTTCAAAGCCCGAAACGGCACCTATAAGCGTGTCAACACCATCGGCAACGGCCTGGGCTACTCGGCATCCAACGGAGGCCAAACAGTCTACTACATCTCCAATGGCCCGGTCACAGCCTTCAAGCCCGGCTTCCGCATGGTAGTGGGCAACCCCGCCTTCCGCACCCAAGCGCAAGCCCGCACCAACCCAGCCCTGCAGTTCACCtgcctcgcctcccccatGACGCGCTCAGGATATCGATATGACTTCCCCACCGACACCTGCGCAGGAGGAATCATGGTCACCGTCCGCTTCCCTACCTGCTGGGACGGCAAAAACACCGACTCCCCCGACCACCAAAGCCACGTTGCCTACCCCGTCAACCGGAACTGCCCCTCTACCCACCCCATCAAGATCCCCGAGGTGTTTTATGAGACATACTGGGACACCCGGCCGTTCAACAACAAGGCGCTCTGGCCAGCGGATGGGTCGCAGCCGTTTGTATGGTCGTTTGGTGACAAGACTGGGTATGGCAACCACGGGGATTACATCtttgggtggaagggggatgcGCTGCAGCGGGCGATGGATGCGAACTGCAATAGTGATTTGATTCAGGACAGGCTGAACTGTCCGACACTGAAGAGCCAGAGTATTGTCAATGCGAACAAGTGCTCGATTCagaggaaggtgaaggaggatttggatgggtggttggaggagttgcCCGGGGGTGGGATGGAGTAGATAGTAGATAGTAGATCAAGAAAGAATGAAGTTGAGGCTGAAAGTCCAAGTCCCAAGTCCACGTGGGATGTGTTGAGCCGAGCACCTTGAAggtcaccacccccctaacCCCCTAAACTGCATGTGGCCACACTTTTGACGACCATGTCATGCAGTCAGCTTCCCCGATGGCCACAAGACGGCGGGAATGAGCAGAGATGACGCAGTCAGCAGTGGGCCGAAAGCAATACTTTGTACTTTGTCTTTTTCACCTGTGATTTGTATCTCGGGAGAAGCCATCCTGCAGGTTGCAGCATGATCCTTTCTCTCTATCTGAAAAAGCCCAGTTCACAGCTGAAAGCTGCAAGTGGAGCGGGGTCTTAGTGAAACGTAATGACCACATTGGCACACCCCACGGGGGAGCTTGCCAATGGCGGGGTTGTGCTTGGGAGCTGCCTCACTGTTGCTCCAAGGAGGCAGCTCGCTATTATTTTGTGAGATATTTTAAGAGGTCAACAcagctgttgttggaggcCTTATCGAGACCCGATTCTTGGCCTTTTGCTTTGCCTCTTGGCGGCTTCTCACTCACTTCAGCTGCTCTGCTTCTTGGGTACCTCACTGAAAAAACATTTGCAAAACTTGTCTCTTGGGAACGAACCTAACCTGCTTGCTTTTCACCCCCCTTTACTTACTTACACACTTGCTTTCTATCGGCTGTTTGCTTGAGCTCTTTACAGAGTAACACAATATGGCGGCAGCATACGAACATCTTCCCGATGGTGCACACcaagccggtggtggtgtctctGGCCGCGTGCACCGAGTGAGAGATCTCAAGCCTCATGTCCTTGATCATCTCAGAAAGGTCTACAGTGCCTACGGCAAGGACAGCTGGACGCCCGAACAGACGGCTGTTTTCCTAAAGACGGTTCAACACGATACACCCTCGGAACTTGCCCTGGAACTAGCTGACGATAAGGACTGGGAGTTGGTCACTTTTCTCAAGTACATGACTTCAGAAGTGACCAGTGCCGTTGCACCCCCTGAGGAAGTCGACCTTTCTTGGCCCCTATCTGCCTACTTCATCAGCTCCAGCCACAACACCTACTTGACCGGAAACCAGCTGTCGAGTGACTCCAGCGCCGATGCCTACAGGAATGTTTTGAAGAGAGGTTGCAGATGCATCGAGGTGGATGTCTGGGATGGAGATGAGCCGGATTCCGACAGCGATACCAGTATCAGTAGCAGTGACGAGGAAGGGGTCACgtccaagtccaagaagagaCTGAGCTCGGTTAAGGACAAGCTTCCTAGCTCCCTGACGAGCAAGTTGGAAAAGACGTCTTTGGGTAAGAAATTGGACAAACATATCAGTACTgcttccaccatcaccaccccccgatccagcaccatcaccaaaactgCCACCAAATCGCCCACTCCcacatcacctccctctgcgAAGGACAAaaacaaggaaaagaagaccGCAAACTCATCATCAAAAATAGGTTCCAACACAGACTCAGGCGCGCCCCTGAACAggtcaacctcgacctcctccggcccAACAGGCCCAACCATCCACCgcgccccctccctcaaggAACCTCGTGTTTACCACGGCTACACCCTCACCAAAGAAGTCTCCTTCCGCGAAGTCTGCCTCGCAATCCGCGAAACAGCCTTCGAAACAACCGACTCCCCCCTCATCGTCTCCCTCGAGGTCCACTGCAGCCCCGAACAGCAACTCACCATGGTAGCCATCATGACCGAAACCTGGggcgacctcctcctccccgaacCAAAAGAAGACGCCACatgcctcccctcccccggcgACTTGAAGGGTAGAATCCTCGTCAAGGTCAAatacacccctcccccatccgcctcctccacctccccccccggCAGCGACACCCCCCCCGAAAACAtcgacccctccaccaccaaaccaaaaaaacccTCCAAGATCATCCACGCCCTCTCAAAACTGGGCATCTACACCCGCGGCGTCTCCTTCAAATCCCTGACCCAACCGGAAGCCTCAATGCCGACCcacatcttctccctctccgaGTCCGGCGTCTCCGAAGTCCACGCCAAATCAGCCCAGGACCTGTTTGAGCACAACCGCCGCTACCTCATGCGGGCTTACCCATCAGGGCTAAGGATCCGATCGTCAAACCTCGACCCAGCAGTCTTTTGGCGCAAAGGGATCCAAGTCGTCGCACTAAACTGGCAAAACTGGGACGAAGGCATGATGCTAAACGAGGGGATGTTTGCAGGCACAAATGGCTATGTTCTTAAGCCAGAAGGCTACCGCCCCCACAAATctctccccccaaccacTCCCTCCGCCGGTACCGCCCCCCAAGCAAACGCGGTGACGCACTACACAATGGACCTCGCCATCGCCGTCCTCGCGGCGCAGGacatacccctccccctgggCGACACCAAACCCTCGGGCTTCCGCCCTTACCTCAAGGTCGAGATCCACGTCGAGGAGCCCGGCGAGCGGCACGGCACAACCGCCGCCGCTTCTTCCTCAATCCCCGACGACggcaaggaaaaggagggcgAGTACAAGGCAAAGACCAAATCCCTCAAGGGCACCGTCGACCCTGACTGGAAAGGGCAAGAACTGGTCTTCAAGGGCATCCCCGGCGTGGTGCCAGAGCTGAGCTTTGTCAGGTTCTTGGTGAGGGATGACGAGATTGGAAAGGACAGCTTGGCCGCGTGGGCGTGCGTGAGGTTGGAtaggttgagggaggggtataGGTTTGTGCATCtgatggatgggaggggggtcgAGACGGAGGGCGTGGTTTTGGtcaaggtggagaggaggctgtactaggtaggtagggtagcagggtggtgatgatgtgaatGTGCCTTTCTTTTGGAAATAGTCATGCTATGTAACTTGGCTATCAAGATGTCGTTTTTTCGCTGGGGTTCTTGATGGTGGTCTTGTGGTGTAACGGGAGGCTCAGCTCCAGTGGTGTGAACTCCACCATTCCACGTCATCGTAGCAAGCAGAAGAACGAAATCATGTTCAAGTCATAACAAGTGCAAGCTAATCCTGCACTTCTTGCCAGAAGCATACAAGTACCTTTTCGCTAGTGTCTTCTTTTCCCAATCGCTCGTTAATATGATATCAAACCTCCCATCATGCACACTTGATTCCAGCCATGAACCCAGCCTCTCTGAGATGCCATTGAAGGTCAAAAGCCTGCTGGACCCTTAGGACTTGTTCTCTCGGTACAGGCAGGCAATAGACATCCCCCGTCTTGTATAGAGGCCGCAAACCCTCAAACCCATCGTCCTCAAAACCATCCTCATGATCAGGATATATAGGCTTCGACATCACCTCGAACCCATCCTTAGCCCTAGACGTGTCTTCCTCGTAGTGCTCCAGATTCATCATTTCCAGAATGTCTTCGTCAGCCAGGTTAATGACGGCGTCACTGGGCATAGAGCTGCCCTCCGGTAACCAGTGAAGCCGAAGCTTGACGAAAACGATGGCGGGATTCCGTGGACAGCGGGCAGTCTCACCAAGACACTCCAGCGCGAAACGATGGGTTTTCCACAGCGTCTGCATGTCTCGGGGCAGATCAAACAGGTTCCAGTCTTCGTGCAGGTGGAAGAACTCCCAATTCATCGTACTGGTGTTGAAATTGAGTTGAGCGTATTCTCTCAAAAGGCTATACCTGCCCGCAAACTGAGCGGGGAAAGCAGCCATTTGGAGGAGGTTAAGGAGCCCGGCCTGGaattttggtggttggtcaTTGACGAAGTAGCTTGGCGGAATGATGTGTGTTCTCAGTAGATCGCTAGGGGACTCCGGAGTCGGGGGGAGCGCAGGATCGCCATGTGTGGCTTCTAGGTCTGTCTCTCAATCAGTTATTGGCCTATTGTGAGGGACAAAAAACATACACTTCCTCACCGCAAGAGCGTAAAATTCAAGATATTGCACCACCTGGCTGAACTCGGATTCTTTGCTCACCATGTTTGGGCAAGCTCTGATTCGATCCACATATTGGTGCAGAACACCGAGGTCTGTGTGTATCTAGCAAGCAAACCGCTCTCGGGTGAAAGACCAGTCCCGGAACTTGATGCTTTTTCGCAGCTGGTCTTGAAAGAATCTGGCGGCTCGGATCTTGTCCCGGCGGAGAGCCCGGCAAGTTACCTTGTAACCATAAGGCATGGGCCCAGAGCTTTCCTCATCCCGGTTGTCAAAAAGAGATGGCATGATTGTTGGACAGAACGATGTgggctggtgatggatgtTGGTTGATGGATGTTGGTTGATGAAAGTTGGTTGATGAAGCTGGTTGATGAAGCTGGTTGATGAAAGTTGGTTGtacgaagaggaggagggaaacgCAAAATATAGGGAAGACAAGATGAGCAGCCCACGCCGTGTGGCGCCTCCGGCGGCGCCTGCCCAGCACCTTTCCTGGGTATCAGCTCGCCCGAGAGCAAGAAGGACATGGACGAGTTGGACCTGGACCTCCGGCTGTGCACTTGCCTTGCTTGAGAACCAAGCTCCGGTCTCGTTCCTCCGGTCAGGTGATGGTTCGTTCTTCACTGAAGCGTCATATCCTCATGAACATCCACGCCGGGGACAGAATGACTAGCCACACAAAAGGCACCCAACCATACTTTCTCCAGGGCGGGCCCTCCATCCATAATGTAGGTAGCAGCTCCTCGCCTTCCATATCTCATCGTGCGCACTTGTCTGAACATAGACAGGCATGGAAGGGACCAACCAATCTACCCACGGCAACTCTGGTCCCCTCCCGTTCCAGTCCAGCCGGCGATGACGCGAGCAACGGGAGCAACATCCACTCCGACACCGACTACCTTTGTGGGACCTTCCACCTCGGAGCCGTGCATCGCGTGACTACCTCACCCTCGCTCCCCAGCAAAAAGCAAGACCTCGCCTCCTCACGACTACCACACGCGCCAGCAACTTCCCCAGCGAAAAATTCTTCCGCTCATGCCCGACGGCGGGCTGGATTACCCGCGGGAATGTGTAGGGACTGCTTTCCGATTGTCGTCTGGCGGATGGCGTCGTCAGGGTGGGTTTACTTCCTCGTTGCGCGAGCAGAAAGCACACAGGTAAGTGGCAGAGGAACGGGACGGAGGAGCTGGCAAGCGGTGAGcgacttcttcttccctcgAGTCAAGGTCATTATCAGCAGCGGGTCTGGTGGAACGAGAACGTCATcccttggtgttgtttggaAGGTgtggatggagaggagaggagaggagaggagaggagaggagaggagaggagaggagaggagaggagaggagaggagaggagaggagaggagaggagaggagaggagaggagaggagaggaggaattTGTGGTTCATTGTCAGGGGAGTTCGTAGGAATCGGTGAGCTTTTGTGCGTCTGGCATCTCGTGATCATGAGGGTCTttgtgaggaggttgtgtgaggaggttgtgtgaggaggttgtgtaAGTTTGGAGTATATTGATCGGTTAGGTCTGGTACACAATACGCCGAGATGTTGAAAGTCTTAGCTATAGCCTGGGTGTGAATATTTCTGGCTCATCACGGTAGCAAGCAACCAGCCTCACGACAAAACGCAGCAAACAGAATATCGCCATCAACTACCAttcaaatcatcatcatcatcatcaaataGCACTTCCCTACCGCTCCTCTCATCAAACTATAATAAAAATCCCATGTTAATACCTCCCCAATTTTTAACCCTAAAAACTCCTTGTCCGATATCCCCTAATACTGCCAAAGCACCTTATGATAAACACACCTACTCCCCAGCACCTTATACTCTCCCCCCGTAATCCAACTATCATTCGTCGCCAGCTTGGCAAACACGCTCGCCCCCTtccaaacaacaacctgcTCGTCCATCTCCCTCGCGCTCCTGCTCACCAAAATCTTGTCCTGCAGATCcggcctcctcgccctcaacctctcctccaagaACGGGGCAAAATGCGGAATCTTGGCACCCCCGCCGACAACCATGATGCTCCCTAGCAACTCTCTCACCTTTTTCTCGTCCCCCTTGGCCGCGTTTTGGATTGATGTCATGATTGCGATGTCGAGGGGGGCGACGGGGAGGACAGAGTCCCGCTCTGTGGCGAGATCTTTGGCTGTTcgctggaggggttggtttgaggttgggttgttgtcgaaggaggttgttggtaaGAGGAAGGAGCCGTTTGGTGCGGGGGTGCCGCCGTTGCGGgcggagggggcgggggagccGTTGAGATCACGGGAGGATGCACCGAACATGTAAGGGGCGGGGACGGGGGTTGAGACACCAGCGTCcggggctggggagggggctttGGATGTGCCTGGGGTCGCGCTggcattgttgttgtggccGAGGAAGTTGAACGGGTTGGACCTTTCCTTACTTGGGGTTGCCATACCCATCTCGCCAGGGGCGCCGGTGAAGGAAGATGCCgggatggtggtttgggTGACGGAGGGTTGGATATGTGCCAGGATGGCAAGCTGGGCGGCAGAGGTAGGATCGTCAGGCATGTCGACATCATAAGCGTTGTAGGACCGGTCGATCAGATGTCGTCTCTTGTCCAGTTTGTGGCTGTTGTCGAATATCGATGGATCGTAGAAACCCATAGGGGCGAGAATAACCTCATCGTAGCACTTGAACATGTACTTCCGCGTCGGCTGGTTCGGAGCGCGGAGGTGGAAGTCGTAGTTTTGGACCGAGATGTTGGCTTGCGACAAAGTGCAATACTTGATCTTGAGTTCCTCGGCCAGCAGGAAATCATATCTCCTACGGAGGTTGATCTCTTGATATGGGAAATTATCATAGAGCATCATCTTAATGAAAGTCTCTGTGACATCCCAGCCGCCAAACTTGAGGTTGATGCGCGAGTCTTCGATACAGAGACCGTCTTCCACGCAAGCGATGGAGGTCTTTTGCGCACCGCAGTCCACCACACAAGCCTGAGTGTAACCGGCACCGAAGGTCGCGGCCATGCTCTCCTGAATGAACGCAACCCTGCTAAACTCGAACCATTCGATGCAAAGATGTAGAAGTTGTTCGACATACTTCTTGTCGTAAAGATCTGGGATAATGATGACACAGCTATACTGCTTCCACTCTGTGCTCTTCTTCAATCCCAGTTCCCACCGAAAGGCTCGGTCTAGTAATGTCTCAAGGTCGTTGAAAAGATGTGCCTGAGTAGGGTACTCGTTCTCGTTCAACCAGCCATTCTGAATCGGCCTCCACAGCTTGAACTTGGGATTTGAATCGTCTGGCACGCGCTGGGCTTGGTGGCCAATGAATACTGCAGATTCTgaaccaccatcctccagcGTGCTGACATCGGTCCATTCGACTTGGAGTGGGTCATTGTGCTGCGAGATGATCTCTGGTTCTGTTCTTCTGTTGAAGTTGACAACAAGGTCCTTGGAATTAGGCAGCACCTTCCGCTTGTTTTGGCGCATGTCCACCTTCAGGTCGTTGCACGCCTTCTGGTACTTCTTTGACCATTCCTCGCCGTGCTGTTGATCCATGCCCCGCTCCTCAAACTTGCGTCGCGGTAGCGCCTCGTACATCTCAGACTCGGTTTGCGGGTACTTGGTCGCAAGTACCATGGGAATGGTCTTGGGGAGGGCATCGCTCGCAAAGCCGAGTCGCAAGTTTTGACTTCCCGGGTGTATCACGATGATCTTTGACGGGTCCATATAAGACGACGAAGgaccaccatcctcgccctgGAGGTCGTCGACGGGAAGCGTAACGTCGCcattggtgttgttgagtgCGCGATCGCGGTCTTTGGCGTTTTGTACCAGTCGGTCTCGGTTCGCCTCTGCTTGAAGCCTCAGCGACAAGATCTGGTCATCGCGCTTCATGTAATCCCTGCCCAGCCCATGTCAGCAACTTGATGCGCCCGGTTGTCCAGTACACTGGCTATTCCTTACGTGTAGTAATTCTTCTGATTAATTGGTGGCACGTCGGGCCAGCTCGTTTGCTTCATGCCATTGTCGGTGCGCTCGAGTCCtggtgaaggtggtgagcAATTGGCGGTTCTGCCCGTCTTTCATGTATCGACCGGTGCTTACCTTCCCTGGCGAGGACACGCTCGCTGACTTTGCCGACCATCTTGGCTGGGGTatctggtgttgctgttgattTATCTTCTGCTGATATTTGCTGTTGGATCTATCGAAGCTGTTGTTGGCAGGTCGAGCGTTGGAATCAAAACTTTAAGATCACTTGTTCGGTCGGAGGCGTTGCTTGGACACGATGGAAGCAGGGTATTAATTCCGAACGCGCTTCTCGTCTCGGGAGGTACCTGGAGACGGTTGACGGAGCAAGTAGAAGCCGATATGCGCGGGGAGATATTGTGGCGGCTGGTCGAGGCTATTCAGGTCCAAATTTTCATCCATGTGCGCTCCTGTTTGTGGGCAAGACGTTGGAGTTGCTCTTTTCTATTTTGTGCCGCCTCaagctggctgctgctggaatTTGGCCGCCATTGGTTTGCGAGCTTCACAGCGCGCCGTTGGGGATGCTGATGGTTGTACCTCTACGCTAGCCGAATCTGGGGATGGCGGCTTGAGCATGCTCACCGCCTTCCTGATGGGGACATTAATGATTTTGTCGACGACTTACATTGGACGACGACCACCAGATCCTCACAGCAAGCTGAAGTGACACAGTGAATAACATTCAtaaaataactatatttttttaatccGAAGCTGTCATCAGTTTCACCCAGATTCATCCCAAGTACAGAACGTTCCATGAGTCAAcccagccaacaaccaacaacgtTTGCCAGCTGCCTTCACCTGTCCGCCAGCCCTATGACGTCGCCACTTACATGCATTGCCAGACACGGCCTCAAGAGATGAACACCTCAACCTTTTTCAACAGTTACCTGCAACCTCGAGTACAACTTCAAAGACCTTTTGATTCCAACACTTCACTCTCCAATTCACccaatctcatcatcatccactcTCACTTtcaaacaacagcaaccatgccccccattcccctccacaccaactcccccatcaaccccgccaaagCCTCAGGCataaccccccaaaccacccccccaaacaaTGATcagccaacaccaacgaAAACAACCTCTCTCCCCTCTTCAGCTGCTCCCAATAAcggcccaccaccaccccaaccaggCGCCGttccccatcttcctcaaccaaccTCCTTCCCAGCCTCCTCCACTGGTCctgctccccctcaaccagcAGCCGCCCCAGCCACTACCGCAGCACCAACatacccaccccctccccagtccTCAATCCCCTCTCCAGAACTGCCATACAATCAGCGAGGAACCTCGACAGCTTTTACATCTGCTACAACGACAGGAGCAGCGGTGTTGCCCGGCCCGAGCCCTTACGAGACTGGTGGTGGGCAGGGGTATCAACAGAGGACGGATTCGGGGTATCGgcctgggggaggggaggaaaaTGAGGAGCATGGTGTGTTGGGGAGTGTGATGGGGTATGCTAAAGCTGCG of Podospora pseudopauciseta strain CBS 411.78 chromosome 7 map unlocalized CBS411.78m_7, whole genome shotgun sequence contains these proteins:
- a CDS encoding uncharacterized protein (COG:S; EggNog:ENOG503P7K3), translated to MHCQTRPQEMNTSTFFNSYLQPRVQLQRPFDSNTSLSNSPNLIIIHSHFQTTATMPPIPLHTNSPINPAKASGITPQTTPPNNDQPTPTKTTSLPSSAAPNNGPPPPQPGAVPHLPQPTSFPASSTGPAPPQPAAAPATTAAPTYPPPPQSSIPSPELPYNQRGTSTAFTSATTTGAAVLPGPSPYETGGGQGYQQRTDSGYRPGGGEENEEHGVLGSVMGYAKAAGEKLSEAEREVWRRINGEK
- the ARP8 gene encoding Actin-like protein arp8 (COG:Z; EggNog:ENOG503NWRY; BUSCO:EOG0926248P), whose translation is MVGKVSERVLAREGLERTDNGMKQTSWPDVPPINQKNYYTDYMKRDDQILSLRLQAEANRDRLVQNAKDRDRALNNTNGDVTLPVDDLQGEDGGPSSSYMDPSKIIVIHPGSQNLRLGFASDALPKTIPMVLATKYPQTESEMYEALPRRKFEERGMDQQHGEEWSKKYQKACNDLKVDMRQNKRKVLPNSKDLVVNFNRRTEPEIISQHNDPLQVEWTDVSTLEDGGSESAVFIGHQAQRVPDDSNPKFKLWRPIQNGWLNENEYPTQAHLFNDLETLLDRAFRWELGLKKSTEWKQYSCVIIIPDLYDKKYVEQLLHLCIEWFEFSRVAFIQESMAATFGAGYTQACVVDCGAQKTSIACVEDGLCIEDSRINLKFGGWDVTETFIKMMLYDNFPYQEINLRRRYDFLLAEELKIKYCTLSQANISVQNYDFHLRAPNQPTRKYMFKCYDEVILAPMGFYDPSIFDNSHKLDKRRHLIDRSYNAYDVDMPDDPTSAAQLAILAHIQPSVTQTTIPASSFTGAPGEMGMATPSKERSNPFNFLGHNNNASATPGTSKAPSPAPDAGVSTPVPAPYMFGASSRDLNGSPAPSARNGGTPAPNGSFLLPTTSFDNNPTSNQPLQRTAKDLATERDSVLPVAPLDIAIMTSIQNAAKGDEKKVRELLGSIMVVGGGAKIPHFAPFLEERLRARRPDLQDKILVSRSAREMDEQVVVWKGASVFAKLATNDSWITGGEYKVLGSRCVYHKVLWQY